Genomic window (Vigna radiata var. radiata cultivar VC1973A chromosome 1, Vradiata_ver6, whole genome shotgun sequence):
CATcactttttatttcaaaagacTATAATAAAAACACACATTTCAAAACACTCGTGAGCTCTATTTCCCCAATTCGTGAAGATATACAAGTCTAAATAATGTAATGTATAAGAAACATAAGTCCGTTCAtcctaaaacaaataataataaataatgtctGAAAAGACTAAAAATGggcaacaaaaacaaaaaattcaatcGGTCATTAACTAATTATGGAAAAAAACACTGAACCTCAAATTGCTAGACATTTTTTCGTCGGAAAAACTTATTAAATCTGAAACTTGATAGAGGATTAACACTTATATGTaactataaatacaaataaatcatAAGCTTTTGGTTGAGCTTGTGATCCTAATTGTGAAAAATAATCGATCACACTGTATTATTCATCATTTATTTCTCTATCTCttctcattttcatctttatttttttctatcacGTACCTTAATTTCTCTTTTCACTATACCAACTTATTTCGAACCAACCAATTCTTACCTCTatcaaaaaaatcattaatgattCCACCGTGCTTTCAACTATAATAAGCTACCTGTATCCTTCAAATCATGAATGTAAAAttatctcaattttttctttggaAAAAATGTTTCCCTTTAACTAAAGAAATGTTTGGAAACTTCATAATTAGATGCACCAAACTGGAATATCATCCCAATTCTAATATCTTCTATTGTAACGAAAACTAAACAAGGACATGAAGAAGAGATATCAAATCAAGAACCATGGCCTACACTTTTCATGGAGTCAGTGATATAATGGCAGCTCCACACAACAGCAAAAATCCTTGTTTACATGTGCATGCCATGATTCTTTTAAGCTATAAAGATGATTGAAAATTGACTGTCTAACACAAATCTCTAGCACACAAGCCAATTAAGTAGCTAATCTAATCATAAGAAAGGAGATCACTACTTAAGTTGTACAATTTCATAAACAGTGACACTTGTTATTCAAATGATCACATAGTTCATCATGGGTTCATGTTATGCAGTCCTCAAGGGCGGGGAAACCAATATCACCCCATCTCCCCTAACAAACAGGAAAGGAACCGTCCGCTTAGTAGTCTGCAATcagaaagaaaacaaatgatCATCCAAAGAAATTTATCATAGAAATAATGTAGCATGCATTTGCCTTTAGTTTGATAGAAGCAATTTGAAGGTTGATGCAGATTGAAGTTCGTAAATATATGCATTTGGCATTCCCTACATATGAACAAAATCTCAAAGATGGTTCCTCTTTGGCTCTACATAATGCATTACAGTTTATAAAAgacaaactttttcttttcccagTAGAAAGTCAGTCAAATAAATAGCTCTGCTCACATGTTAGCATCCAAGTTGTGAAATAATAAGGTCAGTAGCGGGAAAGCATAATGCCTATAGTCTCATTTGAAAAATACCCAGAACCAGAAGGGTCTAGCTTCACTATACATTTATCACTGATGAACACTTTCTTTTACCATATCTTAGTccattcaacaatttttttgttaaccTCACaaattttctatcaattaaTCATAGTTCTACCACTTAGCTTTGccaaaatacaatatatatgtatttttccttttttgctGATTATAACTTACCCTCACAATTTCTTCATATGTCTCGTCATCAATTTCCACAGTAGTAACAATCTCTTCAACATCACCAAGAATCATATTAAGATGTTGATCGTAAGCCTGCAATTCCAAATTGAAAACCCGGTATAAATTGAGAAATAGAAGGAGGcagataaaatagttataaaacgATTTTCCCCATACAAAATTTTGCTTGGGCAACCTAAATATAAAGCAATTCATATTTTCTGTACGTTACCTTTTTAATTcgaaataaaagtttaataattttagactaGATACAGATCAAATAGATTCCATTAACCCTAGTTATGTCATGACAACAGATTATTTGACTCCGTGgcagtaaataaataaatgagaaagaaagacaAGTCTTTCCTGTGTACTAAATATGAATCCTTAAACAAATTTTAGGGGAAGCATATCTTAGGCACTAATCAGATCCAAATTTAATCCATGTTAAGACCCTTTAGAAAAACAACATAGACACTCCAAACTCATAATGTCTCATTTTAACTTCTGTgtgtcatttaaaaatattttatccatCAGACAACTCACTACTTCTTCAAATAACCATTACGCTTTGCACAGAAGATAAGGAGAAGCAAAATAACTATTAGAGATCAGATTTGAAAGATTAATAGGTGTAGTTGGGTAACTAAGTAAATTACACCATTAATTAGATTAGACATAGTAGTTTCATTCAGTTACAAGTCAGACAAGTGATGCCATAGGGGAGATACAGAGGTTGCTTCCAGAGTTCCAGTTCAGCAATTTTACAAGTAGTATCAAATTATTGGACTCAAACTATTAAGCACATCACAAGCTTATGCGTCCCTGATTTTCAGGTTTCGTGCTGAAAGCTCACCTCACCAGTCATCACCCATTTCATAACAAACTGAAATCTGAAACCTATGTAGTTAAcatatttctcatatttataCTCTATCAAATTAAGAAGAAAGACCAACGACAAGCACGTGTAATTCATAAAATTCATTGTAAACACAGCTTAGTTTCAACTCACAAAAAGGAAACGTTTggtaaattaattaacaaactCATTGTAATCTTATAGGTATTCAAGAAGAGTAATAAATAAACGCATAAAAACACCAACCAACCCCCCTCCAAAAAAATTACTTAGTTAAAGCACTTAAAGAACCTTCGAAAACAACATAATCATTTCAATATGTTACTCTCATCCAACCATTTAAATCCTTTCAGCATAAAGGGCTTAGAAATCCCAAAGGGTTCATACTACTCTAACCTAATCTTCAACCGGTTGCATGAAGTCCTTAGCCAACAaagaattaaacaaatattaaaagctAACAATACATACTTATCATCCCTCATCCCAAAccagtttattttaaattctagttCAAAACACTAAAATTTCCGTTCAGCGACCAACAACAAATCCTTCCAAAACCCAAAATTGGAAAATCAAAGATTCAACTCAATCCCCACAGGAAAGTACTAAACAACCCATTAGTACGTTAGGGCAGTCAGAAAGGCACAAAATTGCCACTAATTGCAAGCAACCCAGATTTCAATTACCTTGAAAACaccttaaaaatcataaatttcaCATCTAAGAGAACCTAATACAGTCTGTACATTAATGGGTAACCACAAGAAAAGAGTGCGGAAAAACAAACAGAAATTgatgaaaaggagaaaaagaaatgaaaattacgTGAAGTTTTCCACGAAGCTCTCTGTCAGAACGGAGCTTAACGTAGATACGTTCGTCAAGGCTGAGCCTAATGAGATCCAAAGGCTCCTTCACCGCACTTTCTTCCTCTGTAGCCATGAATCACTTCACTAGTTTCAGTGCTTCTGCTTTTGGAGGTAAGTTTTTCGTGTAACCCTTTTGAGtcaatgttttcttcttctttctcttttctttagtttcaaagtatttgtaatttttatggATCTTGGGCTCAGCATAGGCCTAGTCTTTTTATGGCCCatgtcattaattttttttatttttttcaaaaacattcctttcgaaattttagaattttaagaACATGTTTGGTTTTAGTTTACAATAGTAGTTTTGCGAATTCCTATATAAACCTTTTGTGTTTTTCGTGCATgaattgagaagaaaaaactttataattatGAAGTAAAAGTATTTTTGAGATCTTCCAACTTAAAacatttcaaagtatttttccAATGTTAAAATTGTCTAAGACTTCCATagtttactttattaattttttatatttcaagaagtattttttttttcttagaatgTAAAATTTCGATACTCCATTAAAGTACTCTCTGGAAGCCAATAATCAAGAAAAAATGTCTCACCAATTCTCTTTTAAGGAAGAAATCGTTGAATTGCTTTGAATATATACTTACGATATTCTCGGTGTTGTCATTTTATAACATGAACGACTTCTAATCTCCAACACAAAGTTTTgagaaaattcttaaatttaagaatataattttgcaaaaattaaaaaattattactgaaggaaatttatgtaatattaataagaataaaatatattattgtaggTCCATATCATTATTATAAGCTACTTAGTCTTTATTACAGCAAAGCAATATCTGTGAATGTTGACAAAATTGTAGTTGCCAGCTTTAATAGCTTTAGTTAGCGTGATCGTAGTTAGgattcatttttccttttcatgtATATATTGACACATTGTGAGAAAGGAAAGCAACATacttttgatacatttttggTACGGTATCAGAGCCTTATTTCTGACATTTCATTGCCCAGAACGTAGCCTTGCTGAAATGGCAAATGAAGGAGAAAAGCATGAAATTCATCGCCTTACTATTTGAGTGCCAGTGATAATCCCGAAAATGTTATTACATGTGCAATTCAAAGGAGAAAACTATGAGGAATGGGCCAAGGTGGTAAAGATCTCTTTGCAGGCTAAAAAAAATGGGGTTTCATAGATGGAACTCACACGAAACCTAAAAATGACATTCAAGATGGAAGATTGATGGACAATTCAATCCATGCTTGTTCCTTGAATACTAAACACCATTAAACCTAATTTGCGTTCCACTATTGCCTACACTGAAAACGCAAAGGATCTATGAGATGACATCAAGGAATGATTAATGGACCAAGAATTCAGCAGTTAAAGTCAAAATTGGCGGAATGCAAACAAAGGAATGACAATGGTTGCTTATAATGGGAAGCTGAAAATATTATGAGATGAACTGGCAAATTATTAGCAAATCCCACAATCTAAATGTGGTGGATGCAAGTGTGATATTGTGACTAAACTTGAGAAATGGAGAGAAGATGAAAAAGTCCATCAATTTTTTATGGGGCTAGATGACGAGAGCTATGGAACAACATGATCAAATATTTTCGCAACAAATCCATTACCCTCATTAAATCGGGTATATGCCACCATGGTATAAGAAGAAAGGGTGAGAATGATCACTAGGTCCAAAGAAGAGTGAGGAATGATTGTGGGATTGGCTGTGCAATAGAAACTAAGAACAAATTGCCCAatgaagcaaaagaaaaatcaattgtTTGCACACATTTTGGAAGGATGGGATTGATGAGAAAAAggccaaaacaaataacaacttATCAAGGAGTAATAATGCAGCGGAAATTCAATCCCCCTTCTTGCGAGAATCTACgaggagcaccaaacaaatagaacaaaaatagatccaaagcacaaagagacaccaacaatttttaacgtggaaaacccctcaatgcaagggtaaaaaccacgagtcgtccagaccaaagaaaaatccactatgatcaataatagggtacaaatgagtctccaataataataccaaaaggtattttcaataagccaaattaactaggcacaaatgcttacaaatgagaacaaaaaagattaaaattctccaaaacaggGCTAATGGTGCGGGATCAATTTCTCCCAATCTAGACCTCCGATTGACGATCCGAACggtcagaatgaagaaccatatgtctggAACTTACTGTCCAAAACTCAGCTCGATCCAATGGTTAACGACTTCACAGCGACGAAAACACCAGtgcaggtttagggttatgcgggaatgactttctctctttctttttctctcacttgcCTTTTGCCTCTCTTCAAAATGACTCTCTTGTGCtctactaatctgacccatctcaTTTTAACCTAATGAGACATAATGGACCACACTATTTGGGCCTATTCTCCACATATGAAGGGAGCCCAATAACCTAACAAATCTTCCCCTCACAACTATGTGGAGATATCCGCCAAACCGGCGATCtcacaacaaacttcaaactttcCTCTTGGCAATGCCTTGGTCATCATATCGGCACCATTATCATCTGTATGAACTTTAGCTAGCTCTACCAACTTAGCATCCAAAACATCACGTATCCAATGATACCTCACATCAATATGTTTAgatttagaatgaaaagttgGATTCTTACCAAGATGAATAGCACTTTGACTGTCACAATACAACAAGTATTTATCTTGCACAAAACCAAACAACTGCAAGAATTTCTTCACCCATAACAACTCCTTGCATGCTTCAGTAAGTGCAATGAATTCTACCTCAGTAGTAGACAACGCCACACACTTTTGCAACTTTGATTGTCAAGCCAAGGCTCCCCCTACAAACTGAATCAAATAGCCTGAAGTGGACTTTCTGGAATCAATGTCTCCAGCCATATCTAAATCTGAGTAACCCACCAAAGTAGGCTTATCACCTCCAAAACAAAGCCTCAAACCATTAGTACCACGAAGATACCTCAAAATCCATTTCACAACATTCCAATGCTCTCTACCTGGATTTGACAGAATTCTGCTAACTGTACCAACAGCGTGTGCAATATCAGGCCTTGTACATACCATTGCATACATCAAACTACCCACCGCAGAAGCATAAGGAACTTTTCTCATAGCTATCTTCTGAACTTCATTTGAAGGACTATGTTTAACACTCAACTTAAAATGAGTAGCAAGAGGAGTACTTACAACCTTAGCATTCTCCATTTGGAATCTTTGCAACACCTTCTGAATGTAGTGCTCCTGTGATAGccaaagtttcttctcttttctatcaCGAGTGATACTTATACCAAGAATCTTCTTAGCAGCTCCCATGTCTGTCATGGCAAATGACTCGCCCAGTTACTTCTTCAACCTGTGAAATTTGGAAACATCTTTTCCAACAATAAgcatgtcatccacatataacAACAGTATAATGAAATCAATCTCAGAAAATTTCCTGACAAAAACACAATGGTCAGAAGTAGTCTTCTTGTAGCCTTGCTCACACATAACAGACTCAAACTTCTTATACCATTGCCTCGGAGCCTGCTTTAAACCATATAGGCTTTTTCGTAGCCTACACACATAGTTTTCCTTGCCTTTAACAAGAAAACCATCTGGTTGcttcatgtaaatctcttcctcCAAATCACCATGAAGGAAGGTTGTCTTCACATCCATATGCTCAACCTCCAAATCAAGAGTAGCAGCTAAACTTAACACAGTTCGGATAGATGTCATCCTTACCACAGGTGAGAAAATCTCATTGAAGTCAACACCCTTTCTTTGTCTAAAGCCTTTCACCACTAATCTGGCTTTATATCTGGTAGATGTAGAATTGCTCTCTTGTTTCACCCTAAAGATCCACCTGTTCTCTAAGGCTCTCTTACCCTTAGGCAACTTCACCAAGTCATAAGTGTGATTATCATGCAGAGATTTCATCTCATCCTGTATTGCATCCAACcacttttgcttttcttcactttcaacGGCCTCCTCATAACATTCAGGTTCTCCCTCATCAGTCAACATCACATACTCATCGGTAGAGTACTTCTTAGAAGGTTGTTTTGGCCTGTCCGATCTTCTAGGTTGAGTTTCAGGTAGCTCAAGTACATCACCAAGACTCTCAtcatgttcctcttcatcaacattatcaataGGAACATCCAAGCTATCTCCAACCTNNTNATTATCAATATCACCATTTTGTtcatcatcatgaacatcaatatccAAANCATTAATAGACAACCGAATTGGATCAACATCAGTCACATTACCGTCTTCCTTAGGAGTAGACTTCTCCACcttatcaatatcttcaatAGTTTGATCTTCCATGAATTGCACATCACGACTTCtaacaactttcttttcaaCGGGGTCATACAACTTGTAGCCAAATTCATCCTGACCAAAACCAATGAAGATGCATTGCCTTGTCTTCACATCCAACTTGGATCTTTCATCCTTCGAAACATGAACATATGCTTTACAACCGAAGACACGTAAGTGATCATAAGTAACATTCTTGCCAAACCAAATCTTATCTGGTACCTCAGAGTTCAAAGCAACTGCAGGACTTAGATTAATAACATGCACTGCTGTAAACAATGCCTCACCCCATAAATGCTTAGGCAATTTTGCTTCAGAAAGCATACACCTAACTCTTTTAATCAATGTCTTGTTCATCCTCTCCGCTAAACCATTCAGCTGAGGAGTTTTGGGAGGAGTCTTCTCATGTGCAATACCATATTGTCTACAATAAGCATAAAATGGTCCACAATACTCACCACCATTGTCAGTACGAATGCGCTTCAGCTTCTTGCTTGACTGCCTCTCAACCAAAGCATGGAATTCTTTAAACTTGTCCAACACTTGGTCCTTTCTCTATAGTGCATAAACCCAAAGCTTCCTggaacaatcatcaataaaagtaacaaagtaaagTGCACCACTAAAAGACTTTACCTTCAACGGGCCACAAACATCAGAATGCACCAATTCAAGCAACTCTGACTTCCTAGACGGAGGATGCTTCTTGAAGGATACTCTAGTTTGTTTACCAGCCATGCAGTGAGAACATTTCTCCAACTCTACATTCTTCAATCCTGAGAGAACATCCTTTTTAGCTAAACAGTTAAGCCCCTTTTCACTGATGTGCCCAAGCCTTCTGTGCCACAAAGATGACTCCATGTACACGACATTCACACTATCTTTAGCAACCAAAGCTTTTGTCCAATAAAGCTTGGAGTTTTTCTCCCCTTTAGCCACAATCAAGTTACCTTTGGTGAGCTTCCATTTTCCAGAACCAAAGTGGTTATCAAATCCACCATCATCAAGTACCTGCACAAAAATCAAGTTAAAGCGAACATCTGGAGCATGTTTAACTCCTTTAAGCAGCAACTGCATACCCATGTTGGTTTGCAAGTGAACATCACCAACACCAATAACTTTAGACACCCTATCATTACCCATCTTCAATACTCCAAAATCACCAGGCGTATAAGATATGAAGATAACTTTAGACACCCTATCATTACCNATAACTTTAGACACCCTATCATTACCCATCTTCAATACTCCAAAATCACCAGGCGTATAAGATATGAAGATAACTTTAGACACCCTATCATTACCCATCTTCAATACTCCAAAATCACCAGGCGTATAAGATATGAAGAACTCCTTCTTGGATGTAACATGCAGTGTAACACCACTATCAATTATCCACATGCTCTCATCAGATACAAGATTAATAGTGTCATAATCACGAAGACAAACAAGGTCACCACATGTAGTAGTAGTAACACGatcaccatcatcattatctctttctctttgcttaccctttttgtctttgttctctttcttccacAAAAAACAGTTCTTCTTTATATGCCCTGTTTTGTGACAATAGTGACACTCCACATTCTTGTAC
Coding sequences:
- the LOC106766048 gene encoding sm-like protein LSM3A, with product MATEEESAVKEPLDLIRLSLDERIYVKLRSDRELRGKLHAYDQHLNMILGDVEEIVTTVEIDDETYEEIVRTTKRTVPFLFVRGDGVILVSPPLRTA